Genomic window (Onychomys torridus chromosome 5, mOncTor1.1, whole genome shotgun sequence):
GGGCCTGTATGAGGAGAGGGGTTGTATTAACCTAGGGTCACACCCTCTCTTCATAAGTTGTCAAGGCTGTGCCCCTACTTCAGCCTGAGCTTACTGATTTGCAGAGCCGGGCTCCTGCTGTTTCTGGCAAAGCCAAGATTACAGTGCATGGAACGGACTCAAGCTTTGAGTCTGACTGCTTTGAGCAATGTTCCCAGCCTCTAATAAAGCAAGTTCATAGATAGCGAGCTGTCTGGGAATGGCTTAATGTACCTAGCACTGAAGTACAGGCGAGTTGGTATGAATTAATCAGTGCTTAGAAGTGGGTTTTCAAAGATAAGTATGGTTTTCATTTACTCTGGTCTTAGGAAAAGAGATTTCAGTGTTGGGGCTCAGCAAAGTGCCCGAGATAAAAGGCTCTTGGGAGCAAACAAGGTAGAAAATACTGAAACTTCGGGGAATGTCTAGTGAGAGGCTGGACGTTCAGAGTGGGCAGGCTCTTTTGGCTTCCCTGTTGACAAGTGGGTTTCAGTTTGACTGGGTAAGAATCCAAGGTTCTAGAGTCTTCTGAAAGTGATGTTTTCTTTAAAGGGTTTGTTAAAAATTTGACAAGTAATtgattttcatttatgattttagTCAGCCTTACTTAAGTATAATTAACAGGAAATGTtaataccaacaacaacaaaggtaaTAAAGTTTCAGTGATAAGCCAATATTGAAAACGCATTACTAGGGATTATTCCTCTCCATGGGatacatgtttcttttctttttttttttttttttttgtttttgagacagggtttctctgtgtagcactttcctggaactcacttggtagcccaggctggcctcaaactcacagagatcctcctggctctgtctcctgagtgctgggattaaaggcgtgtaccaccaccgcccagctgggatACATGTTTCTTAAGGAAGTGAAACAGTTTCCTCAGGCTCCCGGTCTTCCCTAAAGCATAACACATCGGCAGACTAGACACTCATAACCAAACATccagtttctgtctttcttgtccTACATTCCCTCACAAAACTGTACAAGAATTTaaggattttgtttggtttgtttgggtttttgaaatagggtctcagtatgtagccctggctggcctggaactccctgtgtagaccaggtcaacattgaactcagagatccacctgcctctacgtgctgggattagaggcatgcatcatcacaccAGACAAATgtaatgatttaaaatgtttatcaacTGACTATTTAAGGCCAGCATTAACTGAAGATTCCTACTGGATAATGTACTAACTACAGAATCCAGCCCCAACTGCTGGTGCCTTTTTACAAAGATACTGAACAATCCTGTCAGTCGAATGGACCTGAGATGTACAGAATACAGGATGCACTAGTTGAAACAGGCTGGTGACCATGGCTGAGTCTTTCACGAGGACTGTACCTTCTGACCTAATCACCTCCCAGAGGGCCATCCTCCAGTGTAGTCACAGTGGGATTGCATTGCAGTGTGGGAATTTGGGCAATCACGAACCTCTGACTGTACTGGGTACTGATCACCCCTGAAACGGTGCCTTGTCGTACTTCTGCCGTGAAACCCCAATATACCTAAATTCATTGCTGTGTCCTAGTAGCTGGCTGTCTTTGATAGTGTggagtcccagcatttgggaggctgaggcaagaggatcttgacatcctaagtttgaggccagtctggactaccatagcaagaccctatcttaaggtgtgggggggggcagttgCTTATAGATCGTTATTTGTAAAAGCCtgttcaatattttttctttctttttttttaaaaatttttccctccctcctcccctccttacataccctctcccccagatccactcctcctcctctcccttcagaAAATGGCAGACCTCCCAGGGGCGTCAAccatatggcatatcaagttatagtAAAACTAGGCACGtctcctcatattaaggctggatgaggcaacccagtaggaggaaaggttcttcaaagcaggcaaaagagtcagggacAGACTGCTCCCACTGTGAGTAGTGCTACAGGAACTGCAAGCTTCACAACTGTAACTTGCATGCAGAAAGCATAGTCAGACCCATACAAGCTCCCTGATCGTcggttcaatctctgtgagccctggttagttgattgtgtgggCCGTTTTCTTGTGGTGTCATTGACCTCTCaggctcccacaatccttcctctctctcctctgcaggaTCCCTTGACCTCACTTTTCTGAGTTCTGGCTCAAAGTaacttttcctttccccttcctatCCACATACTGGCCCAGATCTTCTGCATACTTGCTCACACTCTGGGTATTCTGTGTCTCCAGCTCCCCCAGTACAGCTGCTTGCTGCTCTCCACTGCTGAACCTGCTTTCTTGGAGCCTAGGCCACGCCATGGCAtgactttcttcctctttttctgtctcctccctctcaGCAGTTGCTGAGGCtgacagcttgcctgccctgtgtTGTTTTTCTCTCCGAGTCTTAACAAATTGGTCCCTatccttaaaacaaaataaacaaaaacccctgTTAATCATTGAGTCCTATATGGGAATGGGAGTAATGGTTGGCAGCCTTAACTAATTCAGAGAGATCGTGAGGATGAAGTGGAATGTTGAATGTACATTCTCTGTGTGGTTGCAAACTGCGACTGGAGGTGAACTTTTAGTTTTATTGATGGTGATGGTTAAGTTCAGCTCACCCATCATTACTACCCTTCTGGCATGTCTATCTGTAGAAATCCCATACAGTGTGTTTCATAACATTCATCTTTGTACTAATCTTATTAATTACTGGCACACACAAGTGAGTCACCTTTTATTGtcccagaacccagggcctctgttgCCAGCCAGCTTTTCTGACTTACAGTGCTTCTCAGTCTAAGGATGGAACAAGACCGGACCTACCTTTTAAAAAGCTGTGAAGAACTCCTCTTAACATGCAGCCTTAGTGTTTGATTATGCGCAAATATAATTCCCTTAAtgcccccctctccccttctccttccctttctcttcttcctgtttttctttctgaatcccAGGACATGTGCAAGAACAAGAGTAAGCATGAGGTTTGTTCTGTGGGAGGGGTCTGGTGAGCCAGCCCATGTGCTGCAGGGTCTAAGGAGGTCAACACTTTCCAGTAAAAGGTCATCTAGGTTTTAATGAGTTTCTTCTTCCATCCTCCTGTTCCCCCAGCACACGCACACACCTGGGAGAAGGTATCCCAGAGCTCTGAGTCCAAATCAGGTGGGTCTCCTCTTTGGCGAAGGTGAAGTTGTGACTGTGATCTGGTGGTGCTgtcctttgtgtctgtgtgactcTTGTTGGCAACTCACATTCCTCAGGCACACCCCTGGCCCATTTGAGGTGTTTGTCTACCTAGTAATATGTCAAGGGTGAGGCTCGCTGCACTTGTGTCTGCTCACATGCCGAGGGTACAGGAGAGTGAGCTCCGGACATACTTGTTATATGAACAGTTCTATGGAGCAGACACAGCACACTCTGACTAGGGCGTCCTTAGGCAGCCGGTCGGAGTTAGGTAAAAAGACTATTATTGAGTTTTCTGCTGTTACAGCAGAGTTCCGCACACTAGGTAAATCACAAATGATAGTTGTGTAGTGGTGCACAGTTGTGGAGGACTGTGACACTAATACCCCGTGAGGGCCTTTGCTGTGGCAATATTGAGTGGAAGGGCAAGCGCAGGGAGAGACAATCTGTCCTTGCGATACTTAACATATTCGTTTTGTGCTGACACTGACTCATTTCTTCATAATCACTTCTTTATATTAAGATCTTAAGTACATATGAGTGCTTGAGTTTTGGAGGGGACCCATGAACTTCTGTGACACCACCCAACTCATTGGTGATACTTGGGAAacaaattttggtttttttttttttttttgagacaaggtttctctgtgtagctttgcgcctttcctggaactcacttggtagcccaggctggcctcgaactcacagagatccgcctgcctctgattcccaagtgctgagattaaaggcgtgcgccaccaccttgGGAAACAAATTTTTAATTGAGGTGTTGGGTATTGAAACTAGGACCTTACAGATGCTGTACAGTGAATTATAACCTCCACTTCTGGGCAGTTTCTTTGTTTTAGTCTTAGTTGGGGTTCCTATTActttaataaaataccatgaccaaaagtaactcagggagggaagggtttgtttctgCTTATAGCTTGTAGTCATCATCTGGGGAAGGCAAGGcagagacctggaggcaggagctgatgcaaaggccatgcaagggtgctgctcactggcttctagaacccaggactcCCAGCTCAAGGGTGGCCTACAGTGAGCAGGGCCCTCCTgtatcaattatcaatcaagaaaatgtaccacaggcttgcccacaagcCACTCTGGTGGGGGCACGTTCGCAGTTGAGGGTCCTCTTCCTAAATccctctagtttgtatcaagttgacgtGAAACTAGCCAGAACATCTTCCTTCTGTAATCATCATGTATCATTAATAAATACTAATGTGGCTTTTGGAGATGGAGTCTTTGGAGGCAGTTTCTGGTCAACTggtccttcatttcttccctgtGGGCATTCAACCTTgagtctttctttctcctctcccttggCCAGTCGGATTGATCCACTTTTTGACAGCCACTTCTGTGTTTTCCAAATTTGCATGTACATTCATCTATGGAGCTTCAAAACGACTAatcacagccaggcatggtgatacacacattTAGTCCCGGCCcactggaggtagaggcaggtggagtttgagtgcagcttggtctacataatgagttccaagacagagctacataatgagaccctgtcgcaaaaaacaaacaaacaaacaaacaaacaaataaaaaatgaataagcaCAGCTCCTAGATTGATTTGGGGTTTGTGGGATGAGCCCTCGAGAATCTGGTTTCTGAGAACTCCCTAGCAGGTTTGATGAGTGGTCACTTTGACACCATTTAGGAATTGCTGCAATGTCTGTAAGTAGGGTCATTAAATTGGGTTGTTTTAACTGTGCCTTATGTTTACAGTGAACTTGTACGTCAAAGGGAAACTATGCCGGCCACCCTCCTCTGGCCCTACCTTACCTCCACACCAAGTAGTTGTCAGTTCCATCAGTTGGAGCCTCTTACATTATAAGCAAACATTCACTCAGGTAATGTGTGTTAACATTTTAAAGGAATCAGGGAAGGTTTTGGTTACATTGGGTTGATGCAGGATCTTgttatagtccaggctagcctggaagcCAGGATTCTTCTGCTGCCATCTCACCTCTCAAGCATGATAATAGGCACCACCAAGTCCAGCTTTTGAGTTAGACTTTAACCAGCAGATTTGTCTGTGAGTTGGATGTGATAGTGTGTCTGTAATCTCACTTGGGAGGCTTGCACATCAGAATTGTCCCAAGGGTAAGGCCAACGTGGACTACACTTAAAAGTTCctgaccagcctggcctacaaagtgagaccttgtctcaaacaaacaaacaaacaaacaggaattgTATGTGTGATTTGAGCAGCTTCCCACCAGCTCTCACTCAATTCCTCTCCAACCCCTATAGTGCCATATAGGCATGTTTTGAGTTTGTCTAGATTTGGGGCAGAAGTGTGAGTGGTTTTACAGGCCACTTTGGGAAAACGGTGAGTAGGGATGCAGCAACCATGGCCTTCTGAATTctgccttccccccatccccacgAATGAATCTCAATATGTTACCCATCTCTTCCCCTCATTCTTTAGAGAATATTTGGTCTTAAGTTTGTAAATACCATTCATCCTTTTTGAACAGAATTATTATAATTTCCTGATAGtaaatttacatttatgttcACAACTTCTGAGTTaagattcccagcaccatatacaaagccaggagtggtggtgcacatctgtaattccagagcaatagagaaagacactggcattgacctttggcctccatacacacatgcacatacatgtgtatgcacatataacCATGTGTGCTCATTGTGGGAAATTTTAGTGGACTAGAATGACATTACAGAATCAATGCAGGCCCCACTTTGACCTACAGACTCAGTGTACTGACGAGCTGACTCTTAAGATTCACCTAGAAATGTAAGGGACCTAAGTAGTCAAAACAATCTTGGGAAAGAACACATTGGTGGACATACACTTCATGGCTTCAAAATGTAATGTAAAACCTGTAGTTCAGATAGTGTGTGTCAACGTAAGATTGGTATATGGTGAATTAAGAGTCCAGAAGAAAGTTGCCATTTCTGACGGGGCCTTGACCAAGTTTCCAAGAGAGTAGTCCTTTCAATAAATGATCTGGGATAACTTGACATTCATATGCTATTGAATGAATGTAGAGACATCTCTCTTGTCAAAATTAACAGGCCAAAGACTTACCTATGTGTTAAAATGTGTAGAACTCTTAGAAGACTGACAAGTGTAAATCTTAACAATCTTGAATCACCCAGTCTTTTTCTGGATGTGATGGCAACAGCCCAGGCAGCCAAGTTAAAGTGATTTACTGGGTCTCTTCAGAGCTAAACATGGTTCAAAACTCATTCTGAAAATAGTAAGAAGACACTGGATGGAATGGGGAGAAAGCATCTACTGTCTAGAACACATAAGAGCttacatctcaaaaaaaaaaaaacaaaaaaaccaaaaaacaaaaaacaaacaatgagcTTTAAACTAAGAATTGgatagaccttttttttttcaaaagcaaaacaaaaaaattgactaATAGTTAACTAataatttgtttccattttaatttttatgttgacCAATGAAAAATCAAAGCCACCAACCACTGTAGTGTGCCATTTCATACCTAGTGGGTTGACTGTCACTTCTTATTGCCAATCTTTGATACACAACATGGAGAAATTGGACATACACGTTGCTGGTGGGATGTACATAGTGCAGCCACCAACAAGTCTGGACCTTGAGAGAGAGGTTCTATAGATGAAGCCAGACACAAATGCCAGATACTGATTCCATTTGTGTAGCATGTTCATAGTGGTAAATCCATAGTGATGTGATGCACATTAGTGACTGCTATTTGCTGTGCCAGATTCAACCTTCTGAATGGTGACCAAACACCGAATCATTTTTACCTTGTTGTTGTTACTGGCAGTGCAATTCAGGAGGAGGAAAGTATGGAATATGATGGAAAGTCCTTGTATCCAAAGCCTGTGACAACTGTTGTCATCttcaactttttgttttataattttgtttttccactgtgtggcctaggctggcctgtgtagaccaggctggccttgagcacacagagatccacctgtctctgcttctggagtgctgcgattaaaggtgtgagtcatcaccTCCAGCGATGTCAGGAGATTCTTAGAGTACCaggattcctttttattttaaaagacaaagtcttgtgtagcccaggctacctcaGGCTCACTATACAGTCAATATAGTCAAGGATAACCTTCAatttctgatccccctgcttcctttaaattccaagtgttgggatcacaggtgtgccacaccacaccacaccacggCTACacgtgctggggattgaactcaggactttatATAGCTAGATAGGCTCTCTGTCAGCAGAGATCTTTCCCTAGCCAAGAATGGCTCCGGAGGATTCTCTTAGAGTTGGTGCACATGTCCCAGAGTTTAGAGTGTTGATTATACAACCATATGAATATTCCAGAAGCCATTAAGTTGTATGCTTCAAAAGGATAAACTTTATGGTATATGAATCATATCTGTAAAAACATAATTTGAAAAGACAAAGTTACCTCAGATTTCCCTGACCAGTTAGCATGTCATGTCAGTCAAGCAGTTTATGGAACACTTGCTAAGTGACAGAGAACCTCAGCCCTCAAGATGCGGCAAGTGCAGCTTTGTGAGCCTTAGGTCAGGAATGGTTCCCACCCTGTGGTCTTCCCTCTGACTGCTCCACCTGTTTAGCAGAGACTGTCGGGTGAAAGCAGAGCATTTGAAATTTCATAAAATGTTCCTTGGCAGAGCTGGGCCATTTATGTACATAGTTGACATATTCAGGGTTTGGCTAACTATAGCATTCAGTCTTGAGAAACGACAAAACCCAGGAAATGGAGGAAGTCTCCCAGGTTAGTCTTCTTGCTCTAAGGAATGAGTGTTGGGCTCCTTCTTAGTTAATATAGGGAACAAGACAAATTAAACACTGCTCCGAGGTGGTGGCCATTATGGCCTAGTTTAACACAGGATTGGAGAGGCCCTTGGGCTTTGTTTTCCTGAAGTGCACATCACCAGAAAATGCTCCGGCCCACTGTTGAGTAAACAGCATGAAGGGAACAGTGGCGGCAAAATGGTGCCACTCTGGCTTCACCTGGTTTCCAAGGTGTTCGGCTCTCAACTTGTCGGGGCAAGCCGGCTTTGCTTGGGTTGACTGATCCATTATTGGGTGATGTTTCTTCCTTTAAAAGTTTGATGTAAAGATGCCATTTTCTAAAAGTCTTGAACTTAAACTGTAGGTTCACAGGCTTTAATTTTCTGTCGTGTACTTAGAGAAATTTTATAGTTTTCTGTAAACTTATCAGCAGGGTGGTCTTGACCGAGGCATTTTCCTGTAGCCCAGTTGACTCCGGCTGCTTCTACCACCTTTTCATTCTGATTCAATGGCTCACCATGAATAGAACTGAGATAGGGTGTGTCCACTCATTAGTCGAGTGTATTTCTTTTCCACAGAAATACTCTCAAAATTGATCTAATGTAATAAGTACTCTTACTTAGTCCCAATCTCAGATATATTTGTATGGAAGGTTGGCATTTAAGACTGGAGTCTTCCCATATAACCCAGCCTTGAACTTggcatccacctgcctcagtcctCCAAGTGTGTTGTATATGCAACCATATCCTGCATCATTATAATGCTAATGCTGGGTTTGAAATTCCATGAAAGCAGAAACTTGTCCTATATGATTCTAGAATCTCTTCCTCACACATCATAAGTGATTGTGTTTGTTGTATGAAATGCACACTGTAGTATACATATTGCTTGTAATAGACCTTTCTGTTTACTTACTGTAGTGTTCGGAGTGAAAATGGTGTAATAATCTGTCTCaatgtctttgtctttctttaggttggtaTTTTGTATGGCATCTATTTTTATCTAAATTCAAGTTTCTACGGGAACTGGTGGGAGACACAGGATCCCAGGAAGGAGATCATGAGCCTTCAGGGTCTGAAACAGAAGAGGACCCTTCAGCTTCACCACACAGGATCAGATCTGCTCGCCAGAGGAGGGCGCCTGCTGATGAAGGCCACTGACCAGACACCTGCTATACTAGAATATGGTCTGAGGCAGTTACGAGCCTCTGTCTTTAGTGACCTAGCTTTGAAAGTTACTAAGTGACTGAGGAACATTTGTAATTGGATTTATATCCAGTTCAAAAAAGATTTACATGTAAGCCATATAGAAATAAAGGGAATTTAAATCAAATTGGACCATTACAGATTTCATCTTGGATATTTTGCTTCACTGGGTCTACTTAACACACTtactctttggctttttttttttttttttttcactggtGTAAATCTGTAAGTATTTTAGGCTTGAAAAAACATGTTATTAGTCATAAAATGTACCCTTTTCTTGACACTTTGACTTGACATAAATTGGGGAGCATCTCATTATTGTCAACCAGGTGATGGTCTTGTCATTATTCCAGCTCATGCACGTGTGAATTTGCAGCTTGTTACAATGTCATTACCTCAGCTGATGTGGATATTGTTGGTATCAAATATATCGGGTTTAATtggcattttttaaatgtcttcaaaAAGTACTATGAATCAGCATTGAAACGGAAGGTTATAGTATATGCAGAAAAGCATACAAACAGCAGTGGAATGTGTTTGATATGAATGATGCCAACATTTGCTGTTGGAGAATTGATCACAATTCTATATTTCCTTgcaaaaaaacaacagaatgctTTACAGGACTTAAGGAAGATACTCCAACGTTGATAAAGCTGTGCCACATTTTGTCAGCGGGCACTTGCAAACAGTTGCCGGTCTTCTTCATGCCAAGCAATCGCAGTTGAAGGCAGGAGAAATTGCCAAAATCCTCAGAAATGATATATCAAAATTCAAAGCAAGGAGAGACTGGTGTGGCTACTTCACGGAGAGGACTGCCATTAAGACATCAGACGTTTTATCCAAAGCTGCCTGCTGGTGATAGACCGAAGGCAGCGGTAAGCACTTCTTCAGGAAATGCCGAATTGCCAGTACTCTTGACGTGTGTCAAGAAAATATGCAGATCCCTATGACTGATTTGAAAAATGGTTTGGAAGAAGGGGACTCGGAATGTGAAGTTATAGATATAACTTAACCAGTTTATTTCACACATTCTTTACATAGGCACAAGATTtatgtgataaaaatattttagaacatgaataaatataaaataaaacatttttctgtgaTACAAGGCATATGCCATAGCTTAATGGGCAGTGTTTTTTTCTTAGAGATACATATGGTGCATCTTAACAATTGATGGTCTCCTAGGTTAAGTAAAAGTGataatttataaatttacttTTCAAGATAGCAATTATTTATTGGAGAACTTAATTATAAGTCTTACAGTGTTAACAATTATTTTCTATGAAATACTTCTGGGGTAAACATATTGGGGGTTTTAGAGTTGTAGTTAGGAATCTAAGAACTGTCTTCTCCTTTAGGGAGAGAGATTGGTCCCCACTCTGTATGGGGACCTTATGCTCTGGGCTTGTGTTGTGGAGAAAATACTTCAGACCTCAAAGAGTACTAGGGCTTGAAAGAGTAGTGGTTGAAAAAAGTGCTTACCTGTATAAAATTCCTCTTGCCAGGAGTCGATGTTTGTTTTAACTGAACTTTGGACTGTTTACTAGAGAAAAGAGATGGATTCATGGACCTTCTAGAGTCTGTTCTATACAGAGATGAACTGCAAAGCCATGTCATCTTCCTGGTTCTTGTCACTCATGGCTGTGTTTAATCTTGATACCTCATTCTTTATCCTGGCagattttgtttattcattgtcTACTGTTGCTAACCCAAGTTGAGTTCTTAAAGAACTGTTTGTAGACACCATAGCCCTTTGGGCACACTGGAAGAAAAGTTATAGAGGACAGCcttcatttaaacattttctggGGAAGATGCCTAACAGCTGAGAGTTGAGTGCAATTGTTCTGTCTTCTTATGGGGCATAATGTGACCAGAAGATGTAATGAGCAGTGACATTGTTTCTAGCattgattttaatatttcttatacTAACTAAATATCACTAAACGGGTCAAGATATGCCACAAGGCATCTTGGTACTGGGAGGTTGTttacattggatttttttttcataatgtaaTGATGTG
Coding sequences:
- the Smim13 gene encoding small integral membrane protein 13; the protein is MWHNVGLTLLVFVATLLIVLLLMVCGWYFVWHLFLSKFKFLRELVGDTGSQEGDHEPSGSETEEDPSASPHRIRSARQRRAPADEGH